In one Halorubrum sp. CBA1229 genomic region, the following are encoded:
- a CDS encoding amidohydrolase family protein: MHVIRGGRVADVDGSREADVAVADGEIVAVGDAAAVDEAVDEAVAERGDGSGDAGVTEVDAGGKVVAPGLIDAHVHVMMDGRPDVSTAVSDSDYTASYRAASNLRAAVEAGVTTVRDLGSRGTLALDAGEAVAVGDIDGARVVACGRNVIMTGGHGNWFGREADGPAEVRKAAREQLKAGADVLKCMATGGVLTEGAVTGAPELTPEELAAFTGAAAPTDTPTAAHAHGEEGIKNAVEAGITSVEHGTFMDREAAEMMADRGTYWVPTASALRGIVDNGVEAGIPEDAVAKAEDAADRFDDAWDHALDAGVPIAMGTDAGTPFNFFEEIPQELAYMVDYGLSPEAALEAATVNAADLLGLDDIGRVAEGYQADLVLLDADPTEDVEAWQDPEAVFARGDRVA, translated from the coding sequence ATGCACGTGATCAGAGGCGGACGCGTTGCGGACGTAGACGGGAGTCGCGAGGCCGACGTGGCGGTCGCGGACGGCGAGATCGTCGCGGTCGGCGACGCGGCGGCGGTCGACGAGGCGGTCGACGAGGCGGTCGCGGAGCGCGGCGACGGGAGTGGCGACGCCGGAGTCACCGAAGTCGACGCCGGCGGGAAGGTCGTCGCGCCGGGGCTGATCGACGCGCACGTCCACGTGATGATGGACGGGCGACCGGACGTCTCGACCGCGGTCTCCGACAGCGACTACACCGCGAGCTACCGGGCCGCCAGCAACCTGCGGGCGGCGGTCGAGGCCGGCGTCACGACCGTCCGCGACCTCGGGAGCCGGGGGACGCTCGCGCTCGACGCCGGCGAGGCGGTCGCCGTCGGCGACATCGACGGCGCGCGGGTCGTCGCGTGCGGCCGCAACGTGATCATGACCGGCGGCCACGGCAACTGGTTCGGCCGCGAGGCCGACGGACCGGCCGAGGTCCGGAAGGCGGCCCGCGAGCAGCTGAAGGCGGGCGCAGACGTGCTCAAGTGCATGGCCACCGGCGGCGTCCTCACCGAGGGCGCGGTGACGGGGGCCCCCGAACTCACCCCCGAGGAGCTCGCCGCGTTCACCGGCGCGGCCGCGCCGACCGATACCCCGACCGCGGCCCACGCCCACGGCGAGGAAGGGATCAAGAACGCGGTCGAGGCCGGGATCACGAGCGTCGAGCACGGGACGTTCATGGACCGGGAGGCCGCCGAGATGATGGCCGACCGCGGCACCTACTGGGTGCCGACCGCGAGCGCGCTCCGCGGCATCGTCGACAACGGCGTCGAGGCCGGGATCCCGGAGGACGCCGTCGCGAAGGCCGAGGACGCCGCCGACCGCTTCGACGACGCGTGGGACCACGCGCTCGACGCCGGCGTCCCGATCGCGATGGGGACCGACGCGGGCACGCCGTTCAACTTCTTCGAGGAGATCCCGCAGGAGCTCGCGTACATGGTCGACTACGGCCTCTCGCCCGAGGCCGCGCTGGAGGCCGCCACCGTCAACGCCGCGGACCTGCTCGGGCTCGACGACATCGGCCGGGTCGCTGAGGGGTACCAAGCCGACCTCGTCCTCCTCGACGCCGACCCGACCGAGGACGTCGAGGCGTGGCAGGACCCGGAGGCGGTGTTCGCTCGCGGCGATCGGGTCGCGTAG
- a CDS encoding DUF1508 domain-containing protein — protein MGTTDKPDRGGLYERRIGTPTTNDEVNGYWLFGFGVLLGLAGVALFFLTEAATATRGIAYALTALAPPFVMLGAVIRFPLRRAGTYLGYLGTAVSVLGVVWFVNIFPGGWFTASGDPTVIALYGVGLLLIGLAGTVVPLLSDPVYEDYERMRGEAAAATAERDETSAELEATREELASTEEDLASVREELASTREELAAAEGRAADLDDEAATAHAEAASLRESKARFELFEDAGGKPRWRLRHRNGNVIATSGQGYSSRGKAQKGLHSVRRNALGAGLLRIETAPEEGETVAADDGPEPEDATAPDVAIPSDDEGIESVATFELFEDAGGKWRWRLRHDNGNVIGDSGQGYASKSNAERALARVREHVAAADYLRVDPTAFEMFRDAGGEWRWRLIHENGNVLADSGQGYSSRSKARQGLDSVRSNAAEAALDDLDAEDGGDGDADETPNATFELYEDKGGDYRWRLRHRNGNIVADSGEGYASKSNARDAIERVRDYAPDADVLDVSDAAFEIYEDAGGEWRWRLRHRNGNIVADSGEGYASRSNAVEAVTGVKANAPGAGEETVA, from the coding sequence ATGGGAACGACTGACAAACCTGACCGCGGCGGGCTGTACGAACGCCGGATCGGAACGCCGACGACGAACGACGAGGTGAACGGCTACTGGCTGTTCGGGTTCGGCGTGCTGCTCGGGCTGGCGGGCGTCGCGCTGTTCTTCCTCACCGAGGCGGCGACGGCCACCCGCGGCATCGCGTACGCGCTGACGGCGCTGGCGCCCCCGTTCGTCATGCTCGGGGCCGTGATCCGGTTCCCGCTCCGTCGAGCGGGGACGTACCTCGGGTACCTCGGAACGGCGGTGAGCGTCCTCGGCGTGGTCTGGTTCGTGAACATCTTCCCGGGCGGGTGGTTCACCGCGTCCGGCGATCCGACCGTGATCGCGCTGTACGGCGTCGGGCTGCTCCTCATCGGCCTCGCGGGGACGGTCGTGCCGCTGCTCTCCGACCCGGTGTACGAGGACTACGAGCGGATGCGGGGCGAGGCGGCCGCCGCGACGGCCGAGCGCGACGAGACGAGCGCGGAGCTGGAGGCGACCCGCGAGGAGCTGGCGTCGACGGAAGAGGACCTGGCGTCGGTCCGCGAGGAGCTGGCGTCGACGCGGGAGGAGCTGGCCGCCGCGGAGGGGCGTGCGGCGGACCTCGACGACGAGGCGGCGACCGCGCACGCCGAGGCCGCGTCGCTCCGCGAGAGCAAGGCCCGATTCGAGCTGTTCGAGGACGCGGGCGGGAAGCCGCGCTGGCGGCTCCGCCACCGCAACGGCAACGTCATCGCGACGTCGGGACAGGGGTACAGCAGCCGCGGGAAGGCCCAGAAGGGGCTCCACAGCGTCCGGCGGAACGCGCTCGGCGCCGGGCTCCTCCGGATCGAGACGGCGCCCGAGGAGGGGGAGACCGTCGCCGCGGACGACGGCCCGGAGCCCGAGGACGCGACGGCGCCCGACGTGGCGATCCCGAGCGACGACGAGGGGATCGAGAGCGTGGCGACCTTCGAGCTGTTCGAGGACGCGGGGGGGAAGTGGCGCTGGCGGCTCCGCCACGACAACGGCAACGTCATCGGCGACTCGGGCCAGGGGTACGCCTCGAAGTCGAACGCGGAGCGCGCGCTCGCGCGGGTCCGCGAGCACGTCGCCGCGGCGGACTACCTCCGGGTCGACCCCACGGCCTTCGAGATGTTCCGCGACGCGGGCGGGGAGTGGCGCTGGCGGCTCATCCACGAGAACGGGAACGTGCTCGCCGACTCGGGCCAGGGGTACTCCTCGCGCTCGAAGGCCCGCCAGGGGCTCGACAGCGTGCGGTCGAACGCCGCCGAGGCGGCCCTCGACGACCTCGACGCGGAGGACGGGGGCGACGGGGACGCCGACGAGACCCCGAACGCGACGTTCGAGCTGTACGAGGACAAGGGCGGCGACTACCGGTGGCGGCTCCGCCACCGCAACGGGAACATCGTGGCCGACTCCGGGGAGGGGTACGCCTCCAAGTCGAACGCGCGAGACGCGATCGAGCGCGTCCGCGACTACGCCCCGGACGCCGACGTGCTGGACGTCAGCGACGCCGCCTTCGAGATATACGAGGACGCGGGCGGGGAGTGGCGCTGGCGGCTCCGCCACCGCAACGGGAACATCGTGGCCGACTCCGGGGAGGGGTACGCCTCCCGGTCGAACGCGGTCGAGGCGGTCACGGGCGTGAAGGCGAACGCCCCGGGCGCCGGCGAGGAGACGGTCGCGTAG
- a CDS encoding glutaredoxin family protein encodes MSESDATVPVTVYTREDCTLCDAARETIEETAAGLDVTIDLDMVDVDEDPELAEEYGERVPYVLVDGHPAFKYEVDERELRLKLLAAS; translated from the coding sequence ATGAGCGAGTCGGACGCGACGGTCCCGGTGACGGTGTACACCCGCGAGGACTGCACGCTCTGTGACGCCGCCCGGGAGACGATAGAGGAGACCGCCGCGGGGCTCGACGTGACGATCGACCTCGACATGGTCGACGTCGACGAAGACCCCGAACTCGCCGAGGAGTACGGCGAGCGCGTCCCGTACGTGCTCGTCGACGGCCACCCAGCATTTAAATACGAAGTCGACGAGCGCGAGCTGCGGCTGAAGCTGCTCGCGGCCTCGTGA
- a CDS encoding M50 family metallopeptidase: protein MRGLKIGTALGIPVRLNWTFLIVLPLFAYLIGSQVEMIAEVMNETLGAGIDPAALAGGLTPWGLGLAAALGLFGGVLLHEFGHSVVAMRYGYEIESITLWLLGGLASFTEFPEDWKHEFWIAIAGPVVSVAVGIGCYAVYSLAPVGSDAVLFVFGYLALLNVVLAVFNMLPAFPMDGGRVLRALLARNQPHAQATQRAAAVGKAFAFIMGIIGLLNLQLLLIVLAFFIYIAASGEAQQTTLKAAFEDVTVGDVMTGREELHTVSEDTSVADLMSRMFEERHTGYPVLRGDDLVGMVTLEDARSVREVERDAYTVGDVMATNVVAVGPETDAMTALQTMQEHGVGRLPVVDRQERLVGIISRSDLMTAFNIIQTGGTPSIISGRRQVGDDPDVF from the coding sequence ATGCGAGGACTCAAGATCGGGACGGCGCTGGGGATCCCGGTCAGGCTCAACTGGACGTTCCTGATCGTGTTGCCGCTGTTCGCCTACCTCATCGGCTCGCAGGTCGAGATGATCGCCGAGGTGATGAACGAGACGCTCGGCGCCGGGATCGATCCGGCCGCGCTGGCCGGGGGACTCACGCCGTGGGGGCTCGGGCTGGCGGCCGCGCTGGGCCTGTTCGGCGGCGTCCTCCTCCACGAGTTCGGCCACTCGGTCGTCGCCATGCGGTACGGCTACGAGATCGAGTCGATCACGCTGTGGCTGCTCGGCGGACTCGCCAGCTTCACGGAGTTCCCCGAGGACTGGAAACACGAGTTCTGGATCGCGATCGCCGGCCCGGTGGTCAGCGTCGCGGTCGGCATCGGCTGTTACGCCGTGTACTCCCTGGCGCCGGTCGGGTCCGACGCTGTCCTCTTCGTGTTCGGGTACCTCGCGCTGTTGAACGTGGTGCTCGCCGTCTTCAACATGCTCCCCGCCTTCCCGATGGACGGAGGACGCGTCCTCCGGGCGCTGTTGGCCCGGAACCAGCCGCACGCGCAGGCGACCCAGCGCGCCGCCGCGGTCGGGAAGGCGTTCGCGTTCATCATGGGGATCATCGGGCTGCTGAACTTGCAGCTGCTTTTGATCGTGCTCGCCTTCTTCATCTACATCGCCGCCTCCGGGGAGGCCCAGCAGACGACCCTGAAGGCCGCCTTCGAGGACGTCACCGTCGGCGACGTGATGACCGGCCGCGAGGAGCTCCACACGGTCAGCGAGGACACCTCCGTCGCCGACCTGATGAGCCGGATGTTCGAGGAGCGGCACACCGGTTACCCCGTCCTCCGCGGCGACGATCTCGTCGGGATGGTGACCCTGGAAGACGCGCGGTCGGTCCGCGAGGTGGAGCGCGACGCGTACACCGTCGGCGACGTGATGGCGACGAACGTCGTCGCGGTCGGCCCGGAGACCGACGCGATGACCGCCCTCCAGACGATGCAGGAGCACGGCGTCGGCCGGCTGCCGGTCGTCGACCGGCAGGAGCGACTCGTCGGGATCATCTCTCGCTCGGACCTGATGACCGCGTTCAACATCATCCAGACGGGCGGCACCCCGAGCATCATCAGCGGGCGGCGACAGGTCGGGGACGACCCCGACGTGTTCTGA
- a CDS encoding cupin domain-containing protein — MDDATDDEATDAPGGVLKRGDEIGYEAVDAADGLRKGVLIDESDGAPHFAMRRFELAPGASVPRHTNAVEHEQYVLAGEYAVGIGDEEHVVAPGDSLLIPAGVEHWYRNEGEEPGAFICAVPNGDDEIKLVE, encoded by the coding sequence ATGGACGACGCAACCGACGACGAGGCGACGGACGCGCCGGGCGGGGTCCTGAAACGCGGCGACGAGATCGGCTACGAGGCGGTCGACGCCGCCGACGGGCTCCGGAAGGGGGTCCTCATCGACGAGTCGGACGGCGCCCCGCACTTCGCGATGCGGCGGTTCGAGCTCGCGCCCGGGGCCTCGGTCCCCCGGCACACGAACGCGGTCGAACACGAGCAGTACGTTCTCGCCGGCGAGTACGCGGTCGGGATCGGCGACGAGGAGCACGTCGTCGCTCCCGGCGACAGCCTCCTGATCCCGGCGGGCGTCGAGCACTGGTACCGGAACGAGGGCGAGGAGCCGGGGGCGTTCATCTGCGCGGTGCCGAACGGCGACGACGAGATCAAACTGGTCGAGTGA
- a CDS encoding succinylglutamate desuccinylase/aspartoacylase family protein, whose amino-acid sequence MDVYELGEGEPEVAVVGAIHGDEPCGARAVRRLLDSDPDVERPVRLIVANEAALDAGVRYLDTDLNRAFPGDADSDAHEERLAADLLDETNDCTTLAIHSTQSSAEPFAVIDSMDEVARGVAPHLPVDVVIQTDAFTEGRLIEHPHTLEVEAGLQGSDAAADNAYWLTRAFLAATGALPAPGADDAVDAGGRDGVEVFRLRDRIPKPNAETYEVFARNFERVEVGEAFAAAGDEQLRADEPFYPVLLSPYGYRDQFGYVADRVGTIE is encoded by the coding sequence ATGGACGTGTACGAACTGGGCGAGGGCGAGCCCGAAGTCGCGGTCGTCGGCGCGATCCACGGCGACGAGCCCTGCGGCGCCCGCGCAGTCCGACGGCTCCTCGACAGCGACCCCGACGTCGAGCGCCCGGTGCGGCTGATCGTCGCCAACGAGGCGGCGCTCGACGCCGGGGTGCGCTACCTCGATACCGACCTCAACCGAGCATTCCCCGGCGACGCCGACTCGGATGCCCACGAGGAGCGGCTCGCCGCCGACCTCCTCGACGAGACGAACGACTGCACGACCCTCGCGATCCACTCGACGCAGTCCTCCGCCGAACCGTTCGCGGTGATCGACTCGATGGACGAGGTCGCTCGCGGGGTCGCCCCGCACCTCCCGGTGGACGTCGTCATCCAGACCGACGCGTTCACCGAGGGGCGGCTCATCGAGCACCCGCACACGCTGGAGGTGGAGGCCGGCCTGCAGGGGTCGGACGCGGCCGCGGACAACGCCTACTGGCTGACGCGGGCGTTCCTGGCCGCGACCGGCGCGCTCCCGGCGCCGGGCGCCGACGACGCGGTCGACGCGGGCGGCCGCGACGGCGTCGAGGTGTTCCGGCTCCGCGACCGGATCCCGAAGCCGAACGCCGAGACGTACGAGGTGTTCGCGCGCAACTTCGAGCGGGTCGAGGTCGGCGAGGCCTTCGCGGCCGCCGGCGACGAGCAGCTCCGCGCCGACGAGCCCTTCTACCCCGTGTTGCTCTCGCCGTACGGCTACCGCGACCAGTTCGGCTACGTCGCCGACCGAGTCGGGACCATCGAGTGA
- a CDS encoding DUF309 domain-containing protein produces the protein MDDHTRDPGVAPPLGNPTGWHAAGEGSDRPGDSGGDGDADARLAGGHWEHATLRRATEHGVRLFNAGEYHESHDCFEDEWYNYGSGTTESAYLHGMVQVAAGAYKHVDFENDDGMRSLFETALQYLRGVPDDFYGVAVDEIRETLRAALDDPAALDGWRIRLDGARPEAYPADYEYAERIDEGH, from the coding sequence ATGGACGATCACACCCGGGACCCCGGCGTCGCCCCGCCGCTCGGGAACCCGACCGGGTGGCACGCGGCCGGCGAGGGGTCGGACCGGCCGGGCGACAGCGGGGGCGACGGAGACGCCGACGCCCGGCTCGCCGGGGGACACTGGGAGCACGCCACGCTCCGCCGGGCGACCGAGCACGGCGTCCGGCTGTTCAACGCCGGCGAGTACCACGAGTCGCACGACTGCTTCGAGGACGAGTGGTACAACTACGGGAGCGGGACCACTGAGAGCGCGTACCTCCACGGGATGGTGCAGGTCGCGGCGGGCGCGTACAAGCACGTGGACTTCGAGAACGACGACGGGATGCGGTCGCTGTTCGAGACCGCGCTCCAGTACCTCCGGGGCGTCCCGGACGACTTCTACGGCGTCGCCGTCGACGAGATTCGGGAGACGCTCCGGGCCGCGCTTGACGACCCCGCCGCCCTCGACGGCTGGCGGATCCGCCTCGACGGCGCGCGTCCCGAGGCGTACCCCGCGGACTACGAGTACGCCGAGCGGATCGACGAGGGGCACTGA
- a CDS encoding EamA family transporter, translating into MDLGLPFAVGAAFVWGSYIFVLKRSFSGYPPAGLTVLINAAAIAWFLPVTVATNDLGGAALAADPLAAPGRIARSLAAIDPAAVAVVAGTATATAAAFVLFLRAIEDGDVSYVTPINKVVPMFVLPLEVLLLGEVLAPIQVAGVVVATAAVYVANYEPGSLLAPLVGAVHSRPAQLALVSAACYAVADLGKRVALQELAIPGTLWVPLLLAGAGLVLLPSALRNPPAVTRRDAPKFLAAGAIVALGEHLTTVAFASLPASVASPVINTQAIIAVVLGGVVLGERYFRVRLVAAALAVVGVAMIAL; encoded by the coding sequence ATGGACCTCGGGCTCCCCTTCGCGGTCGGGGCCGCGTTCGTCTGGGGGAGCTACATTTTCGTCTTGAAGCGCTCCTTTTCGGGCTACCCGCCCGCCGGGCTCACGGTGCTGATCAACGCGGCCGCGATCGCGTGGTTCCTCCCCGTGACCGTCGCGACGAACGACCTCGGCGGGGCGGCGCTCGCGGCCGACCCGCTCGCCGCGCCGGGGCGAATCGCTCGGTCGCTGGCGGCGATCGACCCCGCGGCCGTCGCCGTCGTCGCCGGCACCGCGACGGCGACCGCGGCCGCGTTCGTCCTCTTCCTCCGGGCGATCGAGGACGGCGACGTCTCCTACGTGACCCCGATCAACAAGGTGGTCCCGATGTTCGTGCTCCCGCTGGAGGTGCTGCTGCTCGGCGAGGTGCTCGCGCCGATACAGGTGGCCGGGGTCGTCGTCGCCACCGCGGCCGTCTACGTCGCGAACTACGAGCCGGGGAGCCTGCTCGCGCCGCTGGTCGGCGCCGTCCACTCGCGGCCCGCCCAGCTCGCCCTCGTGAGCGCGGCGTGTTACGCCGTCGCCGACCTCGGCAAGCGCGTGGCCCTCCAGGAGCTCGCGATCCCCGGGACGCTGTGGGTGCCCCTGCTCCTCGCGGGCGCCGGCCTCGTGCTGCTTCCGAGCGCGCTCCGGAACCCGCCCGCCGTGACCCGACGCGACGCGCCGAAGTTCCTCGCGGCCGGCGCGATCGTCGCGCTCGGGGAGCACCTGACCACCGTCGCGTTCGCGTCGCTCCCCGCGAGCGTCGCGTCGCCGGTGATCAACACGCAGGCGATTATCGCCGTCGTGCTCGGCGGGGTCGTCCTCGGCGAGCGCTACTTCCGCGTCCGCCTCGTCGCCGCCGCCCTCGCCGTCGTCGGCGTCGCGATGATCGCGCTGTGA
- a CDS encoding endonuclease/exonuclease/phosphatase family protein, with translation MPQHTTRRSVLKAIGATATVPGIVGTAAGRGNAPTPRFAAFNVVDLGTGQVQEKGDEQAAAAARVIQEVDPDVLVVNELANNRQEATVDDSVPADQTNIEAFVDNYLSEPQETYLEGIDYEYTLQPKSNTGVLPEEDYDFNKDGVAGTRPGDAFGFGNYPGQYAFGIASKYPFDEGAIRSFQEFNWADMPDNLIPFAGDEGVVTEPGENETAIYLTEEELDVFRLSSKTHIDVPFDVDGDTVHGLFSHPTPPVFDGVNNFNGRWNHDENRFWADYVAGADYICDDSGTEGGLSDDASYVLLGDMNAGPGDEPLDPATKYFVDNDDFNSRSLPTSPGGAQLGNQYATANFGGDGSKVDWVLPSPDLSKRASSVVWPNPNANKRGLADDVATASDHRLVWADIAVQPGSSGKGRGRGNR, from the coding sequence ATGCCACAACATACCACACGGCGGAGCGTGCTGAAGGCGATCGGTGCGACGGCGACCGTTCCCGGTATCGTCGGCACCGCCGCGGGGCGCGGGAACGCGCCCACGCCGCGGTTCGCCGCGTTCAACGTGGTCGATTTGGGAACCGGACAGGTACAGGAGAAGGGCGACGAACAGGCGGCGGCCGCCGCCCGCGTGATACAGGAGGTTGACCCAGACGTGCTCGTCGTCAACGAGCTCGCGAACAACCGCCAGGAGGCGACGGTCGACGACAGCGTCCCCGCGGACCAGACGAACATCGAGGCGTTCGTCGACAACTACCTCAGCGAGCCGCAGGAGACGTATCTGGAGGGAATCGACTACGAGTACACACTTCAGCCGAAGAGCAACACTGGGGTTCTTCCCGAGGAGGACTACGACTTCAACAAGGACGGCGTCGCGGGCACGCGGCCGGGAGACGCGTTCGGCTTCGGGAATTATCCCGGTCAGTACGCCTTCGGCATCGCGAGCAAGTATCCCTTCGACGAGGGCGCGATCCGCTCGTTCCAGGAATTTAATTGGGCAGACATGCCGGACAATCTGATCCCGTTCGCAGGCGATGAAGGGGTCGTGACCGAGCCGGGAGAGAACGAAACCGCGATCTATCTGACCGAGGAGGAGCTGGACGTCTTCCGCCTCTCCTCGAAGACCCATATCGACGTGCCGTTCGATGTCGACGGCGACACCGTCCACGGGCTGTTCTCGCACCCGACGCCGCCGGTGTTCGACGGAGTCAACAACTTCAACGGCCGCTGGAATCACGATGAGAACCGATTCTGGGCCGACTATGTCGCCGGCGCAGACTACATCTGCGACGACTCCGGAACAGAAGGCGGGCTTAGCGACGACGCCTCCTACGTTCTCCTCGGCGACATGAACGCCGGACCCGGCGACGAGCCGCTCGATCCGGCGACGAAGTACTTCGTCGATAACGACGACTTCAACAGCCGCAGCCTCCCGACGAGTCCGGGCGGAGCGCAACTGGGCAACCAGTACGCGACCGCGAACTTCGGCGGCGATGGATCCAAGGTCGACTGGGTGCTGCCCTCGCCCGACCTCTCGAAGCGCGCCTCGTCGGTAGTGTGGCCGAATCCGAACGCGAACAAGCGCGGGCTCGCGGACGACGTGGCGACCGCCTCGGACCACCGTCTCGTGTGGGCCGACATCGCCGTACAGCCCGGTTCCTCCGGAAAGGGCCGCGGCCGCGGAAACCGGTGA
- a CDS encoding PQQ-binding-like beta-propeller repeat protein translates to MTERTRRDWLRVAGGVGVAGLAGCGSLRGVSPTDGDDAGSDFDGAADLPLNLADRPQSPDGLASQFRQGLRNHGHIDATIPETVEVRWAVPANRGDHTASKGSPMLAPSGDILLADDTGRVQSIATDGTVNWSTSVSDDDRGSHGTPAIADGTAYVGTYDGVVSAVDVASGEILWQTDVGDAAAASPTYHEGRLYVAVEYATPSGTVVVMDADTGDVEWRDDRPTDHPHSTVAVDLERDRFLFGSNDGHVYAWSLSDRERAWAYDTGGDVKTPIAVSRGIAVVPSWAGTVTAVDVADGTGLWEFETDEDVSPTADPDPMRTGGLMCAPAVHDGTVYVGSHDTNAYAIDLATGEELWSTPTGGLITGSVTATNEHALVGSYDANLYALDRADGSVAWTVEGRGEVTSAPLVTDDAIYYAERAPEGSGEAGMCYKLAAPE, encoded by the coding sequence ATGACCGAACGGACGCGTCGCGACTGGCTCCGGGTCGCCGGCGGCGTCGGCGTCGCGGGACTCGCGGGGTGCGGCTCGCTCCGCGGCGTCTCTCCGACCGACGGCGACGACGCCGGCTCCGACTTCGACGGGGCCGCCGACCTCCCGCTGAACCTCGCCGACCGACCGCAGTCGCCCGACGGGCTCGCCTCCCAGTTCCGACAGGGGCTCCGGAACCACGGCCACATCGACGCGACGATCCCCGAGACCGTCGAGGTGCGGTGGGCGGTCCCGGCGAACCGCGGTGACCACACCGCCTCGAAGGGGAGCCCCATGCTCGCGCCGTCGGGCGATATCCTCCTCGCCGACGACACGGGCCGCGTCCAGTCGATCGCGACCGACGGGACGGTGAACTGGTCGACCTCCGTCTCCGACGACGACCGCGGGAGCCACGGCACCCCCGCGATCGCCGACGGCACGGCGTACGTGGGGACCTACGACGGCGTCGTCTCCGCCGTCGACGTCGCGAGCGGCGAGATCCTGTGGCAGACCGACGTCGGCGACGCGGCCGCCGCCAGCCCCACCTACCACGAGGGCCGGCTGTACGTCGCCGTCGAGTACGCGACGCCGAGCGGGACCGTCGTCGTCATGGACGCCGACACCGGCGACGTGGAGTGGCGCGACGACCGGCCGACCGACCACCCGCACTCGACGGTCGCCGTCGACCTGGAGCGGGACCGCTTCCTCTTCGGCTCCAACGACGGCCACGTCTACGCGTGGTCCCTCTCTGATCGCGAGCGCGCGTGGGCGTACGACACCGGCGGCGACGTCAAGACGCCGATCGCGGTCAGCCGGGGGATCGCGGTCGTCCCCTCGTGGGCCGGCACCGTCACCGCCGTCGACGTCGCGGACGGCACCGGGCTCTGGGAGTTCGAGACCGACGAGGACGTGTCGCCGACGGCCGACCCCGACCCGATGCGGACGGGCGGGCTCATGTGCGCGCCCGCGGTCCACGACGGGACGGTGTACGTTGGCAGCCACGACACCAACGCGTACGCGATCGACCTCGCGACCGGCGAGGAGCTGTGGTCGACCCCCACCGGCGGCCTGATCACGGGCAGCGTCACGGCGACGAACGAACACGCCCTCGTCGGCTCGTACGACGCGAACCTCTACGCGCTCGACCGCGCGGACGGCTCGGTCGCGTGGACGGTCGAGGGGCGGGGGGAGGTGACCAGCGCGCCGCTCGTCACCGACGACGCGATATACTACGCCGAGCGCGCCCCGGAGGGCTCCGGCGAGGCGGGGATGTGCTACAAGCTCGCCGCGCCGGAGTGA